The following are encoded together in the Candidatus Omnitrophota bacterium genome:
- the pyrE gene encoding orotate phosphoribosyltransferase, producing MTTASNDRKALFELIKSEAFFKEKIILSSGKESNYYIDARRVTLKAQGAYLCAKIILDIIRDEKIDAIGGPTLGADPLVGAIGVLSFEANRPVNTFIIRKAPKPHGKQQQIEGPILSKNAKIILIDDVATTGKAFMESLDVLAKEGLTAHKAICIVDRNEGAREALAKRNCELVSIFTAADFLS from the coding sequence ATGACAACCGCCAGCAATGACCGTAAGGCCTTATTTGAGTTAATTAAAAGTGAAGCATTCTTTAAAGAGAAGATCATTCTTTCTTCCGGAAAAGAAAGCAATTACTATATCGACGCCCGCCGGGTAACACTTAAAGCCCAGGGCGCGTATTTGTGCGCTAAGATCATTTTGGATATTATCCGTGATGAAAAAATTGACGCGATCGGAGGCCCAACGCTGGGAGCCGATCCCTTGGTGGGCGCTATCGGAGTTTTGAGCTTCGAAGCCAACCGGCCGGTTAACACTTTTATTATCCGCAAAGCTCCCAAGCCACACGGGAAACAGCAGCAAATAGAAGGCCCTATTTTATCCAAGAATGCTAAGATCATTCTGATCGATGATGTTGCCACGACGGGAAAGGCCTTTATGGAGTCATTAGATGTCTTAGCTAAAGAAGGTCTGACGGCCCATAAGGCCATCTGCATTGTGGACAGAAATGAAGGCGCGCGGGAGGCCTTAGCCAAAAGAAATTGCGAACTCGTCTCTATTTTTACCGCTGCGGATTTTCTTTCGTAA
- a CDS encoding ComF family protein: MTRPNPHVKITAVLKQFLEGLWGLLYPSNCLVCKTFLGADHQTQNLCSKCLAALKVNRPPFCPQCPHPLVQQHDEFFCPNCRQFKYDFDRAWAAISYNDAAKELIHLFKYKNKTSLKKHLLEFLCSFIENYSLDMSRFDMIVPIPLSRARLRERGYNQTQLLSEGLAQKFCRPQSLGNLTRVRHTQNQALLKKQQRWTNISGAFKIENPEEFHQRSILIIDDLFTTGATVSEAARVLKESGAKHVEALTLAITE, translated from the coding sequence TTGACACGTCCTAACCCTCATGTTAAAATAACCGCTGTGTTAAAACAATTTTTAGAAGGGCTTTGGGGGCTTTTATATCCTAGCAACTGCCTTGTCTGCAAAACTTTCCTGGGAGCAGATCATCAAACGCAAAACCTTTGTTCCAAATGTCTTGCGGCCCTTAAGGTCAACCGGCCGCCATTTTGCCCTCAGTGCCCGCACCCTTTGGTACAGCAACATGATGAGTTTTTCTGCCCAAATTGCCGCCAATTCAAATATGATTTTGACCGCGCTTGGGCCGCCATATCGTATAACGATGCCGCTAAAGAGCTTATTCATTTGTTCAAGTACAAAAATAAAACTTCTCTTAAAAAACACCTCTTGGAGTTCTTGTGTTCATTTATTGAAAATTATTCGCTAGATATGTCTCGTTTTGATATGATTGTCCCTATCCCGCTGTCTCGTGCCCGGCTGAGAGAACGAGGATACAATCAAACGCAGTTGTTAAGCGAAGGCCTAGCGCAAAAATTCTGCCGCCCTCAATCGCTGGGAAATCTTACGCGCGTTCGGCACACGCAAAATCAGGCCTTGCTAAAGAAGCAACAGCGCTGGACAAATATTTCCGGCGCCTTTAAAATAGAAAATCCTGAAGAGTTCCATCAAAGATCAATATTGATCATTGACGACCTCTTTACGACGGGAGCAACGGTTTCGGAAGCCGCGCGCGTCTTAAAGGAATCCGGCGCGAAACACGTTGAAGCCTTAACCCTAGCCATCACCGAATAA